A single region of the bacterium genome encodes:
- a CDS encoding YkgJ family cysteine cluster protein: MKRWYSPDGVRFSCREGCAFCCRGEPGVVIVDVKEREIIAAHLGLEEEEFRRRYCRRCGLGAWSLLEHPNGDCIFITPDDLCSVYAVRPKQCRTYPFWRNTLVSRAAWEREGRECPGIGQGKLHTPADIAAYLRGDRDPG; this comes from the coding sequence ATGAAACGCTGGTACTCCCCCGACGGGGTGCGATTCAGTTGTCGGGAAGGTTGCGCGTTCTGCTGTCGGGGCGAGCCCGGCGTCGTGATTGTTGACGTAAAGGAAAGGGAAATAATCGCCGCCCACCTGGGTCTCGAAGAGGAGGAGTTCCGCCGCCGTTACTGCCGCCGGTGCGGCCTCGGCGCCTGGTCCCTCCTGGAGCACCCCAACGGCGACTGCATCTTCATCACCCCCGATGACCTCTGCTCCGTCTACGCGGTGCGCCCGAAACAGTGCCGCACCTACCCCTTCTGGCGAAACACCCTCGTCAGCCGGGCGGCCTGGGAGCGGGAGGGGCGGGAGTGTCCGGGCATCGGCCAGGGGAAGCTCCACACGCCGGCGGACATCGCCGCCTACCTCCGGGGTGACCGCGACCCGGGCTAG
- a CDS encoding rhomboid family intramembrane serine protease: MIPLKDDIKHRSFPYVNIALIAINIALFIFELVIGDRLSRVLQANAFVPTDYTVGFAQALDNYGFLKLLYSPFVSMFLHGSVVHVVGNMLFLFVFGDNVEGRLGHFRYLVFYVLCGLVATAVHFLANPVNPYPIIGASGAIAGVLGAYLILFPKARILTLVPLVIIFWAIRLPAFVVLPFWFITQLFSGWQAITAEMDTGVAWFAHIGGFVAGGLYLWFNRRRFRPIEQMPEPVAVFGDND; encoded by the coding sequence GTGATCCCGCTCAAGGACGACATCAAGCACCGCAGCTTCCCCTACGTCAACATCGCGCTCATCGCGATCAACATCGCCTTATTCATCTTCGAGCTCGTCATCGGGGACCGGCTCTCGCGGGTTCTCCAAGCCAACGCCTTCGTGCCCACGGATTACACCGTGGGCTTCGCCCAGGCCCTCGACAACTACGGCTTCCTGAAGCTCCTCTACAGCCCGTTCGTCTCGATGTTCCTCCACGGCAGCGTGGTCCACGTCGTGGGGAACATGCTCTTCCTCTTCGTCTTCGGGGACAACGTGGAGGGCCGGCTGGGCCACTTCCGCTACCTGGTGTTTTACGTCCTGTGCGGGCTCGTGGCCACGGCGGTCCACTTCCTCGCCAACCCCGTGAACCCGTACCCCATCATCGGGGCCTCGGGGGCCATCGCCGGTGTTTTGGGGGCGTACCTGATTCTGTTCCCCAAGGCGCGCATCCTGACCCTGGTGCCGCTGGTGATAATCTTCTGGGCCATCCGTCTGCCGGCCTTCGTCGTACTCCCCTTCTGGTTCATCACCCAGCTCTTCAGCGGCTGGCAGGCGATAACGGCGGAGATGGATACGGGCGTGGCCTGGTTCGCCCACATCGGCGGTTTCGTGGCCGGAGGGCTGTACCTCTGGTTCAATCGCCGCCGCTTCCGGCCCATCGAGCAGATGCCGGAGCCGGTCGCCGTGTTCGGCGACAACGACTAG